One part of the Theropithecus gelada isolate Dixy chromosome 5, Tgel_1.0, whole genome shotgun sequence genome encodes these proteins:
- the PPM1K gene encoding protein phosphatase 1K, mitochondrial, protein MSTAALITLVRSGGNQVRRRVLLSSRLLQDDRRVTPTCHSSTSEPRCSRFDPDGSGSPATWDNFGIWDNRIDEPILLPPSIKYGKPIPKISLENVGCASQIGKRKENEDRFDFAQLTDEVLYFAVYDGHGGPAAADFCHTHMEKCIIDLLPKEKNLETVLILAFLEIDKAFSSHARLSADATLLTSGTTATVALLRDGIELVVASVGDSRAILCRKGKPMKLTIDHTPERKDEKERIKKCGGFVAWNSLGQPHVNGRLAMTRSIGDLDLKTSGVIAEPETKRIKLHHADDSFLVLTTDGINFMVNSQEICDFVNQCHDPNEAAHAVTEQAIQYGTEDNSTAVVVPFGAWGKYKNSEINFSFSRSFASSGRWA, encoded by the exons ATGTCAACAGCTGCCTTAATTACTTTGGTCAGAAGTGGTGGGAACCAGGTGAGAAGGAGAGTGCTGCTAAGCTCCCGCCTGCTGCAGGACGACAGGCGGGTGACACCCACGTGCCACAGCTCCACTTCAGAGCCTAGGTGTTCTCGGTTTGACCCAGATGGTAGTGGGAGTCCAGCTACCTGGGACAATTTTGGGATCTGGGATAACCGCATTGATGAGCCAATTCTGCTGCCACCCAGCATTAAGTATGGCAAGCCAATTCCCAAAATCAGCTTGGAAAATGTGGGGTGCGCCTCACAGATTGGCAAACGGAAAGAGAATGAAGATCGATTTGACTTCGCTCAGCTGACAGATGAGGTCCTGTACTTTGCAGTGTATGATGGACACGGTGGACCTGCAGCAGCTGATTTCTGTCATACCCACATGGAGAAATGTATTAT CGATTTGCTTCCTAAGGAGAAGAACTTGGAAACTGTGTTGATCTTGGCTTTTCTAGAAATAGATAAAGCCTTTTCGAGTCATGCCCGCCTGTCTGCTGATG CAACTCTTCTGACCTCTGGGACTACTGCAACAGTAGCCCTATTGCGAGATGGTATTGAACTGGTTGTAGCCAGCGTTGGGGACAGCCGGGCTATTTTGtgtagaaaaggaaaacccatGAAGCTGACCATTGACCATACtccagaaagaaaagatgaaaaagaaag GATCAAGAAATGTGGTGGTTTTGTAGCTTGGAATAGTTTGGGGCAGCCTCACGTAAATGGCAGGCTTGCAATGACAAGAAGTATTGGAGATTTGGACCTTAAAACCAGCGGTGTCATAGCAGAACCCGAAACTAAGAGGATTAAG TTACATCATGCTGATGACAGCTTCCTGGTCCTCACGACAGATGGAATTAACTTCATGGTGAATAGTCAAGAGATTTGTGACTTTGTCAATCAGTGCCATGATCCCAATGAAGCAGCCCATGCGGTGACTGAACAG GCAATACAGTACGGTACTGAGGATAACAGTACTGCAGTAGTAGTGCCTTTTGGTGCCTGGGGAAAATATAAGAACTCTGAAATCAACTTCTCATTCAGCAGAAGCTTTGCCTCCAGTGGACGATGGGCCTGA